A window from Candidatus Krumholzibacteriota bacterium encodes these proteins:
- the wecB gene encoding UDP-N-acetylglucosamine 2-epimerase (non-hydrolyzing): MKVVAVVGTRPEAIKMAPVYLKLKSDPRFEVTFVVTAQNRQMFEQVLSVFDIKPDIDLNLMEYNQTLADITAKIVVEVQKTLMEIKPAVVLVHGDTTTCLCSTLAAFYQKIPTGHVEAGLRSHNFQAPWPEEMNRRLTDAICRWCFAPTESSAENLKNENVPQKNIFITGNTVIDALLLARDIVRSSPPVIEELPSNCFNGKRIILVTGHRRENFGETFEQFCMALRNIVDKHVDTLLVYPVHLNPNVRKPVSKILEGHERIHLIEPVEYLSFIYLMDKSYMIITDSGGIQEEAPSLGKPVLVTREVTERPEAIQAGPAELVGTDRDTIVKKASALLEKQDTYNSMVKAEYANPYGDGKASEKISDILFDGLSNEI, from the coding sequence ATGAAAGTTGTAGCCGTTGTTGGAACTCGTCCCGAAGCTATTAAAATGGCACCGGTCTATCTTAAGCTCAAATCCGATCCAAGGTTTGAAGTTACTTTTGTGGTTACAGCTCAGAACCGCCAAATGTTTGAACAGGTTCTTTCCGTTTTTGATATAAAACCGGACATTGATCTGAATTTGATGGAGTACAATCAGACGCTTGCCGACATCACCGCAAAGATCGTTGTTGAAGTACAAAAAACACTCATGGAAATAAAACCCGCTGTTGTATTGGTACATGGAGACACTACAACCTGCTTGTGTTCTACACTAGCAGCTTTTTATCAGAAGATACCTACCGGACATGTTGAAGCAGGACTAAGGTCGCATAATTTTCAGGCTCCATGGCCTGAAGAAATGAACCGAAGATTAACCGATGCTATTTGTAGATGGTGTTTTGCTCCTACAGAAAGTTCTGCAGAAAACCTAAAAAACGAAAATGTCCCTCAAAAAAACATCTTTATAACCGGGAATACGGTCATTGATGCTCTTTTGTTAGCTCGAGACATAGTTAGAAGTTCTCCACCTGTAATAGAAGAGTTACCCAGTAATTGCTTTAATGGAAAGAGAATAATACTTGTAACCGGACACAGGCGCGAAAATTTCGGAGAGACTTTTGAACAATTCTGCATGGCACTTAGGAACATTGTTGACAAACACGTCGACACTCTTCTTGTTTATCCCGTACATCTTAATCCGAATGTTCGTAAACCAGTAAGTAAGATTCTAGAAGGACACGAAAGAATTCATCTTATCGAACCAGTTGAGTATTTGTCTTTTATTTATCTGATGGACAAGAGCTACATGATAATTACCGATTCCGGTGGAATTCAGGAAGAAGCTCCATCTCTTGGTAAGCCTGTTCTTGTAACCCGTGAAGTTACAGAAAGGCCTGAAGCTATACAAGCCGGACCTGCCGAATTGGTTGGTACAGATAGGGATACTATTGTCAAAAAAGCTTCTGCACTGCTCGAAAAACAGGATACTTACAATAGTATGGTAAAAGCAGAGTATGCTAATCCATACGGAGATGGAAAAGCCAGTGAAAAAATATCGGATATTTTATTTGATGGATTGAGTAATGAGATTTGA